The DNA window AGGTGCATGTCACAAACTTTTCGCCATCCCGAGATCCTCGAGATCGCCCGCACCGAGGGCAAGGTCACGGTCGAGGACCTGGCCGTTCGCTTTGGCGTGACGGTGCAGACGATCCGGCGCGACCTGACGGACCTGGCAGAGGCGGGACGGCTGGAGCGGGTGCATGGCGGCGCGGTGATGCCGTCGGGCGTTTCCAATATCGGTTACGAGGAGCGGCGCGACCTGAACGAGGCGGCCAAGCAGGCGATTGCGCAGGTCTGCGCGCAGGAGATCCCGGACGGGGCGTCGGTGTTTCTGAACATCGGGACGTCGACCGAGGCGGTGGCGCGGGCGCTGCTGGCCCATCGCGACTTGATGGTCATCACGAATAACATGAATGTTGCCAATATCTTGGTGGCCAATGCGGAATGCGAGATCGTGGTAGCGGGGGGCGTCTTGCGCCGCTCGGACGGGGGGCTGATCGGCAACCTGACGACACGGGCGATCGAGCAGTTCAAGTTCGACTACGCCGTGATTGGCTGCTCGGCGTTGGATGACGAGGGCGACCTTCTGGATTTCGACGTGCAGGAGGTGCATGTCAGCCAGTCGATCATCGCGCGGGCGCGGCGGACCTACCTTGTGGCGGACCATTCCAAGTTTCACCGCACGGCCCCGGCGCGGATCGCGTCGTTGGGCGAGGTCGACATGTTCTTTACCGACCGGCCGGTGCCCGCGCCGGTGGCAGAGCGGCTGAAGGACTGGGATACGGTCTGTCGTGTCTGCCGTTGAGGCGTTTTCGGTTCGGGTTCGTTTTATGGATTGCGGGGCGGCGTGGGTTTTCACCCACCCTACGCAATACGGCAGGGTCTGTTGCATCAGGCGAAACTGAGCGCCGCATCCATTTTGCCCTGGAAGATGCGCGAATTGCCGCCTGCGCCGCAGCGTGAAGAGCTTGCCTTGGACCCGACGGGCGGCGAAAACTTGCCTGAGAGTTAATATCCGCAGCCCGTTTAAACTGTGACATTGACGGTGCTATTCACCGGCCTGAAACAAATGCCATGACGAAAGACTTCAAGACCCCGCTGAACATTCCCCTGACATCCGACGACTTGGAACTTGGCCTCAAGGTCGCTCAAGTCGGATTGGGCAAGGTGGATTACCGTGCCGACACGCTGCGCTGCGATGCGCTGGCGGCGGAATTCTTCGGGCTGGACGCGGGCGTTGAAGTGTCGCGATCGGAATTGCACGCGCGGATCCACCCCGATGATTGGCCCCAGGTGCAAGAGGGACTGGAATGCCTGCTGTCGCCGGGCGATCCGTTGCAGGTGCTGGACATGACGCACCGTATTCTGACGCCGGATGGCCCGTTGCGCTGGGTCAATGCGCGCAAGCAGGTGACCTATGATGCCGAGGGAATGCCGGTGGAAGGGGTGTTCGCCGTTGTCGATATCACCGCGCGGGAAATGGCCGAGCAGCGCGCGAAGTTCCTGATTGGCGAGCTGGGACATCGGGCGAAGAACCTGATCACGGTTGTATCGGGGATTGTCCGGCAGCTGGCGCGGCACTCGCCGCCCGAAGAGATTGCCGACCGCCTCCTGGCGCGTCTGGCAGCGCTGAGCCGCAACCAGGAAGCGATGATGCACGATGCCGGCAGCCGTTTCGGGCTGCGTCAGATCTTCACCGAGCAGGTCAAGCCCTTTGCGGGGGCGGCGCGGGAGCGGGTGGTGCTGAACGGGCCGGACCTGATGATTTCCAGCAACGCGGCGCAGATCCTGGGCATGGTGACCCATGAGCTGGCCACGAACGCGGCGAAATACGGGGCCTTGTCGGAGGCCAGCGGACAGGTCGAGATGTCGTGGTCGGTCGAGGGGGACGAGCGGCCGGATTTCACGCTATCCTGGATCGAGCGGGGCGGGCCGGAGGTGAATGCGACGGCCAAGCCGGGCTTTGGCACGCAGGTACTGACGAAGCTGACCGAGGCGTCGCTCGGCGCCGAGACGGAGGTGTCGCTCGATCCGGAAGGCTTTGCGTTTCGCTTGCGGGCGCCTTTGAAGGCTTTGTCGTCGGATTAACCGCCCTTGAGCCGGGCCAACAGGACGACCTCGCTGTCGGGCCGGATGGGCTGGAACCAGCTGTCGTTGTAGACACGCCCGTCGATGGAGACCGACACGCCGCGGTCAAGCTGAGGTTTCAGGCCGGGATATTTTCGCGCCAGCCCGTCGAGCAGTTGGCGCAGGTTGTCGGCCTCGATCTCGACCTCGCGCCGGTCGTCGGTGAACTGGGCAAGCGAGCCCCATATCGTGACTTGTACCATGCCGGGTATCTTGGGGCGGGGAGGCCCCTGGTCAAGCCCGGGACGGAGTTTGCGAAGCATCTGGGCGTTGGCGCGCGGGGGCAGGCCCGGGACGCCTCCGGCGGGAGTATTTGGGGAACAATGAAAGCCGAAGCGCGTGGGCGGCCCCGATCCGGGGGTGGGACGGGGCCGCGGTGGTCTTACGTGTCCTGCATCGCCTTCAGCACCTTGGGCGGGGACATGGGCAGGTCGGTCATGCGTACGCCTGCCGCCTCGGAGACCGCGTTGGCGATGGCCGCAAGGGGCGGTACGATGGAGGTTTCGCCCACCCCGCGCACGCCGTAGGGGTGGCCGGGGTTGGGGATTTCCAGGATCACCGCGTCGATCATGGGCAGGTCGGAGGCCACGGGAATGCGGTAGTCGAGGAAGCCTGCGTTTTGCAGCGTGCCATCCTCGCCATAGATATATTCCTCGTTGAGTGCCCAGCCGATGCCTTGCGTGGCACCGCCCTGAAACTGGCCTTCGACGTAATCCGGGTGCACGGCCTTGCCGGCGTCCTGGAAGACGGTGTAGCGCAGGATCTTCACCGCGCCGGTGTCGGGATCGACCTCGGTGTCGACCATGTGCGTGGCGAAGGAAACGCCCGCGCCTTCGGGGTTGGCCTCGTGATGGCCGGCGATGGGGCCGCCGGTGTTCGACGCGATGGCGGCGATCTCGGCGAGGGTCATAGGGTTATGGCTGCCTGCATTGTGGCCGGTGGGGTGTACCGCACCGTCGCGCCATTCCACCGCGTCCTCGTCGATGTCCCAGAGCTTGGCGACGCGGCGGCACATCTCGCGCTTGGCGGCGCGGGCGGCCTCGATGGTGGCGAGGCCCACGGCGAAGGTCACGCGGGAGCCGTCCGTGACCTCGTTCTGGCCCAGGCTGCCTGTGTCGGCGACGATGGTGCGGACCTTGTTGTAGGGGATGCCCAGTTCCTCGGCCGCCATCATCGACATGGAGGCGCGGGAGCCGCCGATATCGGGATTGCCCTCGGAGACCGTGACCGTGCCGTCCGGCGTGACGTTGAGCGTCACACAGGTGTCGCCGCCGAAGTTGAACCAGAAGCCGCAGGCGACGCCGCGGCCCTGATTGGGGCCCAAGGGGGCCGTCCAATGCGGGTGATCCTTGGCGGTGCGTAGCGTCGCCTCCAGCCCGATGGCGGGGTAGGTGGGGCCATAGGACGCCTTGGTGCCTTCGCGGGCGGCGTTTTTCAGGCGCACTTCAAGTGGGTCGAGGCCGAGGCCCTTGGCCAGTTCGTCGATGGCGGATTCCACCGCGAAGGCGGCCATGGGCGCGCCGGGGGCGCGGTAGGCGGCCTGTTTCGGGCGGTTGCTGACGATATCCCAGCCGACGGTTTTCACGTTTTCCAGGTCATAGGGCGCGAAGGCGGACATGGAGCCCATTTCCACGGGCGAGCCGGGATAGGCGCCGCCCTGGTAGCGCAGTTCGGCGAAGCCGGCGGTGATGCGGCCGTCCTTGGTCATGCCGATGCGGATATCGACCGATGAAGACGCCGTAGGGCCGGTGGCGCGCAGCACCTCGGAGCGGGTCATGACCATCTTGACCGGGCGGCTGGATTTCTTGGCCAGCATCAGCGCCACGGGTTCGAGGAACACGGTGGTCTTGCCGCCGAAGCCACCGCCGATTTCCGAGGCGGTGACGCGCAGCTGGCCCTGGTCCAGGCCCATGATGGCCGCGCAGGTGTTGCGCACCATGTAGTGCCCTTGGGTGCAGCACCACAGATCGGCCTGGCCGTCCTGGCTCATCTGGGCGAGGCAGGCGTGGGGTTCAATATAGCCCTGGTGCGTGGCCTCGGTGCGGTAGCTGCGTTCGATGACCTCGTCGGCTTGGGCCAGCCCGGCGTCGATGTCGCCGTGGCCGAACTCGTAGCGGGCCATGATGTTGGGCGAGGACCCTTCCGGCACGGATTCGTCGGCGCGGCCTTCGTGGAGGACGGGGGCGCTCTCGGCGATGGCCTTGTCGACGTCCGTCACATGATCGAGCACCTCGTAGTCGATCTTGATCGCCTTCAGCGCCTTCTTGGCGATGTGGCCCGAGCTGGCGGCGACGGCGGCGACGGCGTGACCGTCATAGAGCGCCTTTTCCCCCGCCATGCAATTGTCGAGAATGTCGGCGGTGGCATCGTCATCGGTGATCTGCGCGAAGTCGGCGCGGGTGACGACGGCGTGGACGCCCTCGATCGCTTCGGCGGCCGACGTGTCGATGGACTTGATCCGGGCGTGGGCGTGCGGGCTGCGCAGCACCTTCCCGATCAGCATACCCGGTGCGGTGATGTCGGCGCCGAAGCGGGCCTTGCCGGTGACCTTGTCGATGCCATCGGGGCGCAGGGGGCGCGTGCCGACGACCTTGAACTGTTGGGTGTCCAGAACCTGTTTGCTGTCGAGTGCCATCACGATGCCTTTCTGAGGTCGGCGGCCGTGTCGAGCACGGCGCGGATGATCTTGTCATAGCCCGTGCAGCGGCAGAGGTTGCCGGCGAGCCAGTAGCGGGCCTCTTCCTCGGTCGGGTCTGGGTTCTTTTCCAAGAGCGACTTGGCCGCGACGAGGATGCCCGGGGTGCAGATGCCACACTGAAGGGCGGCATGTTCGATGAACTTCTGTTGCAGGGGATGAAGCTGGTCGCCGTCGGCCATGCCTTCGATGGTTTCGATCTCGGCGCCTTCGGCTTCGGCCCCCAGCATCAGGCAGGAACAGACGAGGCGGCCATTGACGGTGACCGAGCAGGCACCGCAATCGCCGGTGCCGCAGCCTTCCTTGGAGCCGGTCATGCCAAGACGGTCGCGCAGGACGTCGAGCAGGGTTTCATCCGGCTCGCAGAGATATTCCGTGGGGTCGCCGTTGATCTTGGTGGTGACGTGGATGTTGCTCATGGGGGCTTATCCTTCTGCGCGGGTCTTGGCGATGGCTGCAGCGCGGCGGGCCAGCACGCCGGCGACGTGGGTGCGGAACTCGACCGTGCCGCGCTTGTCGGCGATGGGGGAGGCGGCGGCGGAGCAGGCCTTGGCCAGTGACTCCATCGCGGCGTTGTCAAGCTTGGTTCCTAGGATAGCCTGCGCCGCGGCGTCGACCAGCATGACCTTGGGGCCCACGGCGCCCAGCGAGACGCGGGCGTCGGTGCAGGTGCCGTTCGCATCGAGCGCGAGCGACAGGCCGCAGCCCACCACGGCGATGTCCATCTCGGTGCGCGGGATGAAGCGCAGGTAGGCGTCGCCCGAGCGGTCGGGCTTGGCGGGCAGGAAGATCGAGGCGACGAATTCGCCTTTCTCCAGCGAGGTCTTGCCGGGGCTGGTGGGAATATCCTCGACCGGCACGTCACGGGTGCCATTCGGCCCGGCGACGCGGGCGGTGGCGCAGACGGCGACCATTGCCGGGACGGAGTCGGCGGCAGGCGAGGCGTTGCAGAGGTTGCCGGCGAGCGTGCAGCGGCCCTGTATCTGGGTGGAGCCGATGAGGTCGGCGGCCTCGCAGACGCCGGGGTAGTCGGCCTTGAGCTCGGCGTGCTCGTTCATTTCGGCCGAAGAGACCGCGGCGCCGATGCGCCAGCCGCCGTCCTCGGGCGTGATCTGGCGCAGGTCGTCGATGCGCTTGATGTCGAGGATGCTGTCCGGCTCGGCGTCGCCGGAGCGCAGGCGGACGAGCAGGTCGGTGCCGCCGGCGAGCACGCGGCAGTCGCCGGGATCGCCGCTGAGCAACTGGATGGCGTCATCCAGCGTGGTTGGCGCGAGGTAGCGCATGGGGAGACCTCTTGGCTTGGGGTGAGTCTGATGTCGACCGACAGTTAAACAGGCGGCGCGGGGCTTGCCAAGGCGGTGCTGCTGCGCGCGTCGGATTTGAGCATGTGGGCGGCGAGAAATGCAAAGGTCGAGGCGCGAAAGAGGGCGGAGCGTGTCAGGTTTCGGCCCGCAGCAGGCTCTGGGCCAGTTGACGCGCGGCCGGTTCGGCGGTGTCGCGCAGGATGAGGTAGTAGCCGAAGGGCGTGGTGACGGCGGTGTCGATGGGGCGGACGAGGCGGCCGGTCGTCAGGTCCTCGGCCAGTTGGCCTTCCCAGGCGAGCGCGACGCCGAGGCCCGCGCGGGCGGCATCCAGAAGCGCCATGTAGCTGTTGGTGCGCATCAGCGTGGTCGCACGGGTGGGATCAAGCCCGGCCTCGGTCAGCCAGATGCCCCAGTTCATCCAGTTCCAGTGCGTGTAATCGAGGTCGATGAGCGGGGCGGAGAGAAGGTCTTCGGGTGTGCCGAGCGGGGTGTGCGCGAGGAAGTCCGGGGTGCAGACAGGAAAGACCGCGTCGGCGAAGAGCCGCGTGGCGGTGAAGCCGGGCCAGTCGCCCGCGCCGTGCAGGAGGGCGATATCCGCCGTCAGAAGCTCGGCTTCCGTGTCGGAGGCCAGCAGGTCGAGCATGAGCGGCGGGCTGTCTGCCAGGGCTGGTGCCAGGCGGGGGGCGAGCCAGAGCTGGGCCATCGAGGTATCCGCGCCGAGGCGTATGCGGGGGCGGTCGTCGCGCTGTCTGAGGGCGCGGGTGGCCGCCGTCATGTGCTGAAGCGCGGCGCGGACGCCGATCAGCAGTTCGCGGCCCTCGGGGGTGAGAGTGATGGTGCGGTGGCCGCGTTCGAACAGTTGCGTGTCGAGCAGGGCCTCGAGCTTGCGCACACGCTGGGAGATGGCGGATTGGGTGACGGACAGCTCGTCGGCAGCGCGCGTAAAGCTGCCGAGGCGTGCGGCGGCCTCGAACGGTTCCATCAGGTCCAGCGGTGGCAGATGTGGTTTTGGCATAAGCTTGGCTTGGGCAAATTCATGAGAAAAGAGCGTTTGTCATGATCCCCGGTAATGGCTGAGACTGTCAACAGCCAGATCGGAGTAAGCCATGACCCTGCAGACGTTGAACCTGATGCCCGGCGACATGCCGTTCCGGGCCGATCCGAAGAATTCCTATACCTTGCCGGCGCGGTTCTACCACGACCCGGATATCTGGGCGGCGGAGAAAGACGCGATCTTCTACAAGACCTGGTACTATGCCGGGCATGTGAGCCAGGTCGCCGAGCCGGGGCAGTTCCTGACCGTGAAGATCCACGAGCAGAACGTCTTCGTGGCGCGCAGCCGGACAGGCGAGCTGAACGCGTTCTTCAACGTGTGTCCGCACCGGGGGCATGAGTTGGTCAGTGGGACAGGCAAGAAGAACATCATCACCTGCCCCTATCACGCCTGGGCGTTCGACTTTGACGGCAACCTGCGGTCGGCGCGGAATACCGAGAATGTCGAAGGCTTCCGGAAAGAGGAGTTTTCGCTGAAGCCGGTGAAGGTGGAGGTGTTCTGTGGCCTCGTTCTGGTCAATCTGGATGAAAATGCAACGCCATTCGCCGAACAGATGGGCGAATTGGAGTCCGAGATCCGACATTATGTCCCTTCGGTCGACGATTTGCAGTTCGCGCAGCGCGACACCTACGAGGTGGACGCGAACTGGAAAGTGCTGATGGACAACTTTCTGGAATGCTATCACTGCGCGCCGGCGCATCATGATTTTGTCGATCTGGTGGACATGGACAGCTACCGCACGATCACTTGTGGCCTCTATTCCAGCCAATGTGCCGGGCAGCCGCGGACGATGAACGCGCGGGCCTACAAGTTCGAGGCGGGTGACGTTGATTTCGGGTATGCGGGTTGGTTCGTGTGGCCGAACTTCACCATCTGGGCCTATCCGGGCGAGGCGAACCTGTCGGTTTTGCAAATGAACCCTACCGCGCCGGAACACTGCGTCGAGTACCAGGACTGGTTCGTGAAGGACGGCGAGGTCACGCAGCAACTGCGCGATGCGATCAACTATCAGAAGGACGTGTTGCAGCCCGAGGATATCGGATTGTGCGAGAGCGTGCAGAAGGGGCTGAAATCCAGCGGGTACAACCAGGGGCGTTTCGTCGTGGACGAGGGGCTGACCGAGTTGAGCGAGCACGCGGTGCACCATTTCCAGAAGCTGGTGGCCGATGCGCTGGGCGCGCGGCTGGATCCGGAGGCGGGCGCATGATGATTTCGAGTGACGGGAAGACCCGGGACCTGATTACCTCGCGGCCCGGGGCCGGATGGGATTTCAACCTCAACCGTCATGCGTATCACGATATCGAGGCGAAACACGGCCCGCATTACTGCGTCTATAACCGCCGGTTCATGTGCGTCTACATGGACGATCTGCCGACCGACGAGGGGTATTGGCTGTTGCGGACCAAGGCCGCGTGCCTGCACACGGGCGAGTGGCCGATCGAGTTCAAGGGGCGGGATGCCGAGACGCTGATGGATTACCTGTTCGTGAACAATATCGCCAAGGTCAAGCCGGGGCGGTGTGGCTACGGGATTGCCTGTTTCGACCATGGTGGCCTGATCGTGGACGGGGTGTTCGTGCGGCTGGCCGAGGATCGGTTCTGGTACGCGCAGGCGGACGGAGATTTCGTCAACTGGGCGCGGGCACATGCAAAAGGCATGGATGTGCAGATCG is part of the Roseovarius sp. THAF9 genome and encodes:
- a CDS encoding (2Fe-2S)-binding protein, coding for MSNIHVTTKINGDPTEYLCEPDETLLDVLRDRLGMTGSKEGCGTGDCGACSVTVNGRLVCSCLMLGAEAEGAEIETIEGMADGDQLHPLQQKFIEHAALQCGICTPGILVAAKSLLEKNPDPTEEEARYWLAGNLCRCTGYDKIIRAVLDTAADLRKAS
- a CDS encoding MoaD/ThiS family protein, producing MVQVTIWGSLAQFTDDRREVEIEADNLRQLLDGLARKYPGLKPQLDRGVSVSIDGRVYNDSWFQPIRPDSEVVLLARLKGG
- a CDS encoding DeoR/GlpR family DNA-binding transcription regulator; this translates as MSQTFRHPEILEIARTEGKVTVEDLAVRFGVTVQTIRRDLTDLAEAGRLERVHGGAVMPSGVSNIGYEERRDLNEAAKQAIAQVCAQEIPDGASVFLNIGTSTEAVARALLAHRDLMVITNNMNVANILVANAECEIVVAGGVLRRSDGGLIGNLTTRAIEQFKFDYAVIGCSALDDEGDLLDFDVQEVHVSQSIIARARRTYLVADHSKFHRTAPARIASLGEVDMFFTDRPVPAPVAERLKDWDTVCRVCR
- a CDS encoding xanthine dehydrogenase family protein subunit M; amino-acid sequence: MRYLAPTTLDDAIQLLSGDPGDCRVLAGGTDLLVRLRSGDAEPDSILDIKRIDDLRQITPEDGGWRIGAAVSSAEMNEHAELKADYPGVCEAADLIGSTQIQGRCTLAGNLCNASPAADSVPAMVAVCATARVAGPNGTRDVPVEDIPTSPGKTSLEKGEFVASIFLPAKPDRSGDAYLRFIPRTEMDIAVVGCGLSLALDANGTCTDARVSLGAVGPKVMLVDAAAQAILGTKLDNAAMESLAKACSAAASPIADKRGTVEFRTHVAGVLARRAAAIAKTRAEG
- a CDS encoding LysR substrate-binding domain-containing protein, whose amino-acid sequence is MPKPHLPPLDLMEPFEAAARLGSFTRAADELSVTQSAISQRVRKLEALLDTQLFERGHRTITLTPEGRELLIGVRAALQHMTAATRALRQRDDRPRIRLGADTSMAQLWLAPRLAPALADSPPLMLDLLASDTEAELLTADIALLHGAGDWPGFTATRLFADAVFPVCTPDFLAHTPLGTPEDLLSAPLIDLDYTHWNWMNWGIWLTEAGLDPTRATTLMRTNSYMALLDAARAGLGVALAWEGQLAEDLTTGRLVRPIDTAVTTPFGYYLILRDTAEPAARQLAQSLLRAET
- a CDS encoding aromatic ring-hydroxylating dioxygenase subunit alpha — protein: MTLQTLNLMPGDMPFRADPKNSYTLPARFYHDPDIWAAEKDAIFYKTWYYAGHVSQVAEPGQFLTVKIHEQNVFVARSRTGELNAFFNVCPHRGHELVSGTGKKNIITCPYHAWAFDFDGNLRSARNTENVEGFRKEEFSLKPVKVEVFCGLVLVNLDENATPFAEQMGELESEIRHYVPSVDDLQFAQRDTYEVDANWKVLMDNFLECYHCAPAHHDFVDLVDMDSYRTITCGLYSSQCAGQPRTMNARAYKFEAGDVDFGYAGWFVWPNFTIWAYPGEANLSVLQMNPTAPEHCVEYQDWFVKDGEVTQQLRDAINYQKDVLQPEDIGLCESVQKGLKSSGYNQGRFVVDEGLTELSEHAVHHFQKLVADALGARLDPEAGA
- a CDS encoding HWE histidine kinase domain-containing protein — encoded protein: MTKDFKTPLNIPLTSDDLELGLKVAQVGLGKVDYRADTLRCDALAAEFFGLDAGVEVSRSELHARIHPDDWPQVQEGLECLLSPGDPLQVLDMTHRILTPDGPLRWVNARKQVTYDAEGMPVEGVFAVVDITAREMAEQRAKFLIGELGHRAKNLITVVSGIVRQLARHSPPEEIADRLLARLAALSRNQEAMMHDAGSRFGLRQIFTEQVKPFAGAARERVVLNGPDLMISSNAAQILGMVTHELATNAAKYGALSEASGQVEMSWSVEGDERPDFTLSWIERGGPEVNATAKPGFGTQVLTKLTEASLGAETEVSLDPEGFAFRLRAPLKALSSD
- a CDS encoding xanthine dehydrogenase family protein molybdopterin-binding subunit yields the protein MALDSKQVLDTQQFKVVGTRPLRPDGIDKVTGKARFGADITAPGMLIGKVLRSPHAHARIKSIDTSAAEAIEGVHAVVTRADFAQITDDDATADILDNCMAGEKALYDGHAVAAVAASSGHIAKKALKAIKIDYEVLDHVTDVDKAIAESAPVLHEGRADESVPEGSSPNIMARYEFGHGDIDAGLAQADEVIERSYRTEATHQGYIEPHACLAQMSQDGQADLWCCTQGHYMVRNTCAAIMGLDQGQLRVTASEIGGGFGGKTTVFLEPVALMLAKKSSRPVKMVMTRSEVLRATGPTASSSVDIRIGMTKDGRITAGFAELRYQGGAYPGSPVEMGSMSAFAPYDLENVKTVGWDIVSNRPKQAAYRAPGAPMAAFAVESAIDELAKGLGLDPLEVRLKNAAREGTKASYGPTYPAIGLEATLRTAKDHPHWTAPLGPNQGRGVACGFWFNFGGDTCVTLNVTPDGTVTVSEGNPDIGGSRASMSMMAAEELGIPYNKVRTIVADTGSLGQNEVTDGSRVTFAVGLATIEAARAAKREMCRRVAKLWDIDEDAVEWRDGAVHPTGHNAGSHNPMTLAEIAAIASNTGGPIAGHHEANPEGAGVSFATHMVDTEVDPDTGAVKILRYTVFQDAGKAVHPDYVEGQFQGGATQGIGWALNEEYIYGEDGTLQNAGFLDYRIPVASDLPMIDAVILEIPNPGHPYGVRGVGETSIVPPLAAIANAVSEAAGVRMTDLPMSPPKVLKAMQDT